A stretch of Cucumis sativus cultivar 9930 chromosome 2, Cucumber_9930_V3, whole genome shotgun sequence DNA encodes these proteins:
- the LOC101216765 gene encoding protein ESSENTIAL FOR POTEXVIRUS ACCUMULATION 1 isoform X3, protein MLPMENHFSHQPAYGNRMDMMKGSENYEDMNDTQKKKEVFRPSLTDSETGRRDRWHDEERENNSSMRKDRWRDGEKEMGDSRKMDRWNEDSSTRVFRESRRGPSERWSDSNNRDNVHYDQRRESKWNTRWGPDDKETEGFREKRVDSGRDGDLHLDKNFSHVSNYGKNDRDGDHYRPWRSSSAQGRGKGELPHHQTQTPSKQVPAFSHRGRADNTPPTFSLGRGIISSGVNPTNSIYSSPNYLGASSEKSGREPYYYKYSRTKLLDVFRTTNLTSQQTLKDVFVPVPTLTLDEPLEPLALCAPTTEEMTFLKGIDKGEIVSSGAPQVSKDGRNSSEFMQARRTKLGVSPSLGSREDLPHGFDDYNDDKDDSTTKLGHTNYSEVSTERQVPYHRPQSKNEAIQEQMGHTSGTFKSEAFREDDNALRKTDEVPGNRESSVKGGTNIHPSSTWDASSLEQPLNTSLPDWRDNPNNIISSGTPDKGWVQSSKNLNDGWGSNATNPSYAKDNSKWQTAEESILRRQLSGILDKEQLSRKTVQPAAEDLQLHYIDPSGAIQGPFGGADIIQWFEGGYFGLDLPVRPTNAPSDLPFSALGDVMPHLRSKAKPPPGFSGPKQNEFADSLGNPSFGSLGKLHTGLNEIDTLRNETRHKHGSTVEAENRFLESLMSGNIGSSPLEKSAFSEGVPGYFGNNPNSLSSLGIDNGNNLFLLAKRMELERQRSLSNPYAFWPGIDATSKVSKPDIGLDDPIQQAKLLSSIIDHSRQTSHSQSPDMSAILQGLSDKAPPGINEVAGWSKFSHAPDPLQSKLDLHHDLNLPSQAPFGFQQQRLQPQPSLTNLLAQATDNPTLTPDKFLPSSLSQDPQLISKLQQQHLLQLHSQVPFSAQQMSLLDKLLLLKQQQKQEEQQQLLQQQQLLSQVLSEHQSRQHLIDPSFGQLQGAPIPIGNASADPSQVQQPREKFQIGSQKPLNVVTDRAIPFGNMALQVTQGASYNVNSEDPSLALPHQMFGNVQQKGWTPGLPEQLTDTRSKDMLPGSIVGEVSLFPGLTSKPSEDVSHVQKSSDSHTIQALEQIGEDVPRLDATATSLASDVMVEPLPLKTADISVALQPAEVHDIEVSIPDSVPVLKVQEASMPVQKLERGGCKDDTTLETELKNIEVQEPKKPSDKKTKKQKSSKSLSSDQAKDSKNSAIQQSKQSKSGKSENDLKLKADNIMGKSSDLASSPRKIRDGDDGKISVVDHQPIQSSASAMNTWSDGDTVQVKDDARLVGSDSVLNSQTQSAQRAWKVASSFKPKSLLEIQEEEQKRAHTETAVSEISTSITSMSLSTPWAGIVSSSDPKASKEIHKDSVISESSEKHENLLISKIRRSQLHDLLAEDNMEKSGASDVRVSDSVQIASSPRVLATQAEPMDDNFIEAKDTKKSRKKSAKAKGVGSKPSAPVPSGDVPVGSSPNEKGKISRQTQQEKEAMPAIPSGPSFGDFVLWKGEVANVAPSPAWSSSDSGKVPKPTSLRDIQKEQGRKTSAAQHSHQIPTPQKGQPSQVGRSSSTSTPSWALSASSPSKAASSPLQNVPTQSNHGGDDDLFWGPIESKKENQQVDVRLVSNNWGNRNAPAKAASTGVLSRQKSSGGKADYLSSSPAQSSQKGKQDPVTKHSEAMGFRDWCESECERLIGIKDTSFLEFCLKQSRSEAELYLIENLGSYDPDHDFIDQFLNYKDLLPADVLEIAFQSRNDRKVSAVASREVNSGNAGGDLDPDVPVGRDGSAKSGGKKKGKKGKKVNPSVLGFNVVSNRIMMGEIQTVED, encoded by the exons ATGCTGCCAATG GAAAACCATTTCAGTCATCAACCTGCTTATGGGAATCGCATGGACATGATGAAGGGATCTGAGAATTATGAGGATATGAATGAcacacaaaagaagaaagaagtgtTTAGGCCATCCCTGACTGATTCCGAAACTGGTAGGCGTGACCGTTGGCatgatgaagaaagagaaaataattctTCAATGCGTAAAGATCGTTGGAGGGATGGTGAGAAAGAAATGGGTGACAGTCGCAAGATGGATCGTTGGAATGAAGACTCATCCACAAGAGTCTTTAGGGAATCTCGTCGAGGCCCATCAGAACGCTGGTCTGATTCAAATAATCGGGATAATGTTCATTATGATCAACGGCGTGAGAGCAAATGGAATACACGATGGGGCCCTGATGATAAGGAAACTGAAGGCTTTCGTGAGAAGCGAGTGGACTCTGGAAGAGATGGTGATTTGCATCTTGACAAAAATTTCTCTCATGTGTCCAATTACGGGAAAAATGACAGAGATGGAGATCATTATCGCCCATGGAGGTCTAGTTCCGCTCAGGGTCGAGGTAAGGGAGAGCTGCCTCATCATCAAACCCAAACTCCAAGCAAACAAGTCCCTGCATTTTCCCATCGTGGACGTGCAGACAACACGCCTCCTACCTTCTCTTTAGGTCGTGGAATCATCAGTTCTGGTGTAAATCCTACCAATAGTATATATTCATCTCCCAATTATCTTGGAGCTTCTTCCGAGAAATCTGGAAGAGAGCCTTACTACTACAAATATAGCAGGACAAAGTTGCTTGATGTTTTCAGGACTACCAATTTGACATCACAGCAAACTTTAAAAGATGTATTTGTGCCTGTGCCTACTCTTACACTGGATGAACCTTTGGAGCCTCTTGCTCTTTGTGCTCCCACTACGGAAGAAATG ACTTTTCTGAAGGGGATTGATAAAGGGGAAATTGTTAGTAGTGGTGCACCTCAGGTGTCAAAGGATGGGCGAAACTCATCAGAATTTATGCAAGCAAGGCGAACAAAACTTGGTGTTTCACCTTCCCTAG GCAGTAGAGAAGATTTACCCCATGGGTTTGACGACTACAACGATGATAAAGATGACAGCACCACTAAACTTGGTCACACAAACTATTCAGAGGTCTCTACTGAGAGGCAGGTGCCTTATCACAGGCCACAGTCAAAAAATGAAGCCATTCAGGAGCAGATGGGACATACTAGTGGCACATTCAAATCTGAAG CTTTCAGAGAAGATGACAATGCTCTGAGAAAAACAGATGAGGTGCCCGGCAATAGGGAATCGAGTGTTAAGGGGGGTACCAATATTCATCCTAGCAGCACGTGGGATGCCTCATCACTTGAGCAACCCCTGAATACATCCTTACCTGATTGGAGAGACAATCCTAATAATATCATTAGCTCAGGAACTCCCGACAAGGGTTGGGTGCAGTCTTCAAAGAATCTTAATGATGGATGGGGAAGTAACGCAACTAATCCATCTTATGCGAAGGATAATTCTAAATGGCAGACCGCGGAGGAATCTATCCTTAGAAGGCAGCTTTCAGGGATTTTAGACAAGGAACAACTATCGCGGAAAACAGTTCAACCTGCTGCAGAGGATTTGCAACTTCATTATATTGATCCTTCTGGGGCAATTCAGGGCCCATTTGGTGGGGCTGACATTATTCAATGGTTTGAGGGTGGGTATTTTGGCTTGGATTTACCTGTCCGTCCGACAAATGCACCAAGTGACTTGCCATTTTCAGCACTTGGTGATGTTATGCCTCATTTACGATCTAAAGCCAAGCCACCACCAGGATTTAGTGGACCGAAGCAGAATGAATTTGCAGATTCATTAGGTAACCCTAGTTTTGGTAGCTTGGGGAAGCTTCATACTGGGTTGAATGAAATAGATACTTTGAGGAATGAGACAAGGCATAAACATGGCTCAACGGTGGAAGCTGAAAACAGATTTTTGGAGTCACTTATGTCTGGAAATATAGGTTCTTCACCTCTCGAGAAGAGTGCCTTTTCTGaag GTGTGCCAGGATATTTTGGAAATAATCCTAATAGTCTGTCTTCCTTGGGAATAGACAATGGAAATAACCTTTTCCTGTTGGCCAAAAGAATGGAACTTGAACGGCAAAGGTCTTTGTCCAACCCTTATGCATTTTGGCCTGGAATAGATGCTACATCCAAGGTATCTAAGCCGGATATAGGCCTAGATGATCCAATTCAGCAGGCCAAACTCTTGTCTTCAATCATAGACCATTCTCGTCAAACTTCTCATTCTCAAAGTCCAGACATGTCAGCCATTCTACAAGGCTTATCTGACAAAGCACCTCCTGGCATTAATGAGGTTGCAGGGTGGTCAAAATTTTCTCATGCTCCCGACCCTCTCCAAAGTAAACTTGACTTGCACCATGATCTTAACTTACCTTCGCAGGCACCTTTTGGTTTCCAACAACAGAGATTGCAACCACAGCCGTCCTTGACAAATTTACTTGCCCAAGCTACTGATAATCCTACCTTAACTCCAGATAAGTTTCTTCCGTCCAGCTTATCTCAAGATCCACAACTGATAAGTAAATTGCAACAGCAGCATTTGTTACAGTTGCATTCTCAAGTGCCTTTCTCTGCACAGCAAATGTCATTGTTAGACAAACTTTTATTACTTAAGCAGCAGCAGAAACAAGAAGAGCAACAACAGTTATTACAGCAACAACAGTTGCTCTCGCAGGTTCTATCAGAGCATCAGTCACGTCAGCATCTTATCGATCCATCTTTTGGACAGTTACAAGGTGCTCCTATACCTATTGGAAATGCATCTGCTGATCCATCTCAAGTTCAGCAACCACGagagaaatttcaaattggtTCACAGAAGCCCTTAAATGTCGTAACGGATCGTGCGATTCCCTTTGGAAATATGGCTTTGCAAGTCACCCAGGGAGCCAGTTACAACGTTAATTCTGAAGATCCTTCCCTTGCTCTTCCACATCAAATGTTTGGAAATGTTCAGCAGAAGGGTTGGACTCCTGGTCTCCCAGAGCAGCTTACTGATACTCGTTCAAAAGATATGTTACCTGGATCTATAGTTGGTGAGGTCTCACTTTTTCCTGGGCTGACTAGCAAACCAAGCGAGGATGTGAGTCATGTACAGAAGTCATCTGATAGCCACACTATTCAAGCTTTGGAGCAGATAGGAGAGGATGTACCAAGGTTGGATGCAACTGCCACATCTCTTGCATCTGATGTCATGGTAGAACCTCTTCCTCTCAAGACTGCTGATATATCAGTTGCTCTACAACCAGCAGAAGTTCATGATATTGAAGTTTCCATTCCCGATAGTGTACCTGTTCTGAAGGTTCAAGAAGCTAGTATGCCTGTGCAAAAACTTGAAAGGGGTGGATGCAAAGATGATACCACCTTGGAGACAGAACtgaaaaatattgaagtaCAGGAACCTAAAAAGCCTTCTGATAAAAAAACCAAGAAGCAAAAATCTTCTAAGTCACTTTCCTCAGACCAGGCCAAGGACTCTAAGAATTCTGCTATTCAGCAGTCAAAGCAATCAAAAAGTGGGAAATCagaaaatgatttgaaattgaaggCAGATAATATCATGGGAAAATCAAGTGATCTGGCTTCCTCTCCTCGGAAAATCAGAGATGGGGATGATGGCAAAATTTCCGTTGTAGACCATCAGCCAATTCAAAGCTCTGCCTCTGCTATGAATACCTGGAGCGATGGTGATACTGTTCAAGTAAAGGATGATGCCAGACTAGTTGGGTCCGATTCTGTCCTTAACTCACAGACTCAATCTGCCCAAAGAGCTTGGAAAGTTGCTTCGAGTTTCAAGCCAAAGTCGTTATTGGAAATTCAGGAGGAAGAGCAGAAAAGGGCACATACAGAAACGGCTGTATCAGAGATTTCCACTTCTATCACCTCTATGAGTTTATCAACTCCTTGGGCTGGGATTGTGAGCAGTTCAGACCCTAAAGCTTCCAAAGAAATTCATAAAGATTCTGTGATTTCAGAATCAAGtgagaaacatgaaaatttattgatttcaaAGATTAGAAGGAGCCAATTGCATGATCTACTGGCAGAAGACAATATGGAAAAGTCTGGTGCAAGTGATGTTCGTGTTTCTGACTCTGTACAGATTGCTTCTTCTCCTCGTGTTTTGGCCACACAGGCAGAACCCATGGATGACAATTTTATTGAGGCAAAAGACACCAAAAAGAGCCGCAAGAAGTCTGCCAAGGCTAAGGGTGTTGGTTCCAAGCCCTCCGCTCCAGTCCCTTCTGGCGATGTGCCTGTTGGTTCAAGTCCTAATGAGAAAGGGAAAATCTCCCGCCAAACCCAGCAGGAGAAGGAAGCAATGCCAGCCATTCCTTCTGGGCCTTCTTTTGGTGACTTTGTCCTCTGGAAGGGAGAAGTTGCTAACGTGGCCCCATCTCCAGCATGGTCCTCCAGTGACTCTGGGAAGGTCCCCAAACCCACTTCTTTGAGGGATATCCAGAAGGAGCAGGGAAGAAAAACCTCTGCTGCTCAGCATTCTCATCAAATCCCCACTCCCCAAAAGGGACAACCTAGTCAGGTTGGTCGCAGCAGCAGCACTAGTACTCCTTCCTGGGCTCTCTCTGCTTCTTCTCCATCAAAGGCTGCATCATCCCCCCTTCAGAATGTTCCTACTCAGTCAAATCATGGAGGAGACGATGACTTATTTTGGGGCCCCATTGagtcaaagaaagaaaatcagCA ggTTGATGTTCGTCTCGTGAGCAACAACTGGGGAAATAGGAATGCTCCTGCAAAAGCAGCTTCAACTGGGGTGTTAAGTCGCCAAAAATCATCTGGTGGCAAAGCTGACTATCTTTCATCCTCGCCGGCACAGTCATCTCAGAAAGGCAAACAAGATCCAGTTACCAAGCATTCAG AAGCTATGGGCTTCCGAGATTGGTGTGAGAGTGAATGTGAAAGGCTCATTGGGATAAAAG ACACAAGTTTCTTGGAATTCTGCTTGAAGCAGTCGAGATCTGAGGCAGAGCTTTATTTAATAGAGAACCTTGGATCATATGATCCTGACCACGACTTCATCGATCAATTCCTAAATTACAAGGATTTGCTCCCAGCAGATGTTCTTGAAATTGCATTTCAAAGTCGCAACGACAGGAAGGTATCGGCTGTTGCTTCTCGAGAAGTAAATTCAGGCAATGCTGGTGGTGATCTGGACCCTGATGTCCCTGTTGGCCGGGATGGGTCTGCAAAGAGTggaggaaagaagaaaggaaagaaagggaagaaggTTAATCCATCAGTTTTGGGTTTCAATGTAGTTAGTAACCGAATCATGATGGGCGAGATTCAGACTGTTGAAGATTAG